A genomic segment from Clostridium pasteurianum BC1 encodes:
- a CDS encoding circularly permuted type 2 ATP-grasp protein produces the protein MRLLYENARLVNEWLDRYGVKFGIYKDDNFIEQLFPFDAIPRIINEDKFAMLEKGLIQRVCALNLFLKDIYSSRCILRDKIIPEEFVYSSKGFLAECCGITPPKGIYSHISGIDLVEAPDGWYILEDNLRIPSGASYPMIAREITRSISPETFEKNKVCENRDYAFILSKMLEEVNCGGINVVLTPGRYNSAFFEHSYLAEKIGAVLAFAGDLEVVDGVVYYNTFNGKKQRVGAIYHRVSDEYMDPMVFQQNSVIGVPHLMEAYKKGNVALVNAPGNGIADDKGIYYFVPAMISYYLGEDAILKNAPTYLPFFKRDEKYILENIEKLVIKDVSEAGGYGVIFGQELSKEELNNLRNVIIDNPRRFIAQEVIDFLDLMVLDGDKTVPRKADLRAFVIHGKDIKVWKSGLTRFSRNPDSFVVNSSQGGGFKDTWIISQ, from the coding sequence TTGAGGTTGCTTTATGAAAATGCTAGATTGGTAAATGAATGGCTTGACCGTTATGGTGTTAAATTTGGTATTTATAAAGATGATAACTTTATTGAACAGCTGTTTCCATTTGATGCTATACCAAGAATTATTAATGAAGATAAGTTTGCTATGCTGGAGAAGGGTTTAATTCAAAGAGTATGTGCACTTAATTTATTTTTAAAGGATATTTACTCCAGTCGCTGTATTTTGAGAGATAAAATAATACCAGAAGAATTTGTTTATTCTTCCAAAGGATTTTTAGCAGAGTGTTGTGGTATTACTCCACCTAAGGGTATATATTCTCATATTTCGGGTATTGATCTTGTGGAAGCTCCTGATGGATGGTATATTCTTGAAGATAATTTACGTATCCCCTCTGGGGCATCTTATCCAATGATTGCAAGAGAGATTACTAGAAGTATAAGTCCTGAAACTTTTGAGAAAAACAAAGTATGCGAAAATCGTGATTATGCTTTTATTTTATCTAAAATGCTTGAAGAAGTAAATTGCGGAGGCATTAATGTGGTGCTCACACCAGGACGATATAATTCTGCCTTTTTTGAACATTCCTATCTTGCAGAAAAAATTGGTGCAGTACTTGCTTTCGCAGGGGATTTGGAAGTGGTTGACGGAGTGGTATATTATAATACCTTTAATGGTAAGAAACAGCGTGTTGGTGCTATCTATCATAGAGTATCTGATGAATATATGGATCCTATGGTTTTTCAACAGAATTCTGTAATTGGAGTACCACATCTTATGGAAGCCTATAAAAAAGGAAATGTAGCTTTAGTTAATGCTCCTGGTAATGGTATAGCAGATGATAAGGGAATTTATTATTTTGTTCCAGCCATGATTTCCTATTATTTGGGAGAAGATGCTATTCTAAAAAATGCACCAACTTATCTTCCATTTTTTAAAAGAGATGAAAAGTATATTTTAGAAAATATTGAAAAATTAGTAATTAAGGATGTAAGTGAAGCTGGAGGATACGGGGTTATATTTGGACAAGAGCTTTCTAAAGAAGAATTAAATAATTTAAGAAATGTCATAATAGATAACCCAAGAAGATTTATAGCTCAGGAGGTTATAGACTTTTTAGATCTTATGGTTTTAGATGGAGACAAAACTGTTCCACGTAAAGCAGACCTTCGAGCCTTTGTAATCCATGGTAAAGATATTAAGGTATGGAAAAGTGGTTTAACTAGATTTT